The Catenuloplanes niger genome includes a window with the following:
- a CDS encoding SRPBCC family protein: MSPTPTGRLFGNDLVLTRTFRACIDDVWASLTESDRTARWFGPWRGEAGPGRRIEVRMVQEEGGPWTTMTIEACEPPARLAVSSVDDSGSWHLELLLSERDGVTELRFVQHLTGTEGVGEVGPGWEFYLDALVASRDGGPAPVFDDYYPSMKEHFESQRS, translated from the coding sequence ATGAGCCCGACACCGACCGGCCGGCTGTTCGGCAACGACCTGGTGCTCACCCGGACGTTCCGGGCCTGCATCGACGACGTGTGGGCCAGCCTGACGGAGTCCGACCGTACCGCGCGGTGGTTCGGCCCCTGGCGGGGTGAAGCCGGGCCGGGTCGCCGGATCGAGGTGCGGATGGTGCAGGAGGAGGGCGGTCCGTGGACGACGATGACGATCGAGGCGTGTGAGCCGCCGGCGCGGCTGGCCGTGTCCTCGGTGGACGACAGCGGCAGCTGGCATCTGGAGCTGCTGCTCAGCGAGCGTGACGGGGTGACGGAGCTGCGGTTCGTCCAGCACCTGACCGGCACCGAGGGCGTCGGTGAGGTCGGCCCGGGCTGGGAGTTCTACCTCGACGCGCTGGTCGCGTCGCGGGACGGCGGGCCGGCGCCGGTCTTCGACGACTACTACCCGTCGATGAAGGAGCATTTCGAGTCGCAGCGGTCCTGA
- a CDS encoding metalloregulator ArsR/SmtB family transcription factor: MDEVAGAIADPVRREILLMLRAEPLSAGQVAGRFEISRPAVSRHLRVLREAGLVRDAVDGRRRVYTLVTEPFEELAGWLARLTAPGGWERRLDALETEVYRTRRERRHLPREESA, translated from the coding sequence GTGGACGAGGTGGCCGGGGCGATAGCCGATCCGGTGCGGCGGGAGATCCTGCTGATGCTGCGGGCGGAGCCGCTGTCGGCGGGCCAGGTCGCGGGCCGGTTCGAGATCAGCCGGCCGGCGGTCAGCCGGCACCTGCGGGTGCTGCGCGAGGCCGGGCTGGTGCGGGACGCGGTCGACGGCCGCCGCCGGGTCTACACGCTGGTCACCGAGCCGTTCGAGGAGCTGGCCGGCTGGCTGGCGCGGTTGACGGCGCCGGGTGGCTGGGAGCGCCGGCTGGACGCGCTGGAGACCGAGGTCTACCGGACCCGCCGCGAACGGCGGCACCTACCTCGCGAGGAGAGCGCATGA